A region of Hippoglossus stenolepis isolate QCI-W04-F060 chromosome 7, HSTE1.2, whole genome shotgun sequence DNA encodes the following proteins:
- the c7h4orf47 gene encoding UPF0602 protein C4orf47 homolog, giving the protein MPSGEGKSDMERLGVFKEMSYISVGDKYTSPTNRPFNESVYRSRQIQAGIAIQHCALQSGFFEKSYKRIFEREALSDPLRLARQNRIQQAKKNLGKAFVPYNGVKKLCGSGSYYGTLSGPVEAMSPFTVVQKANLSPGRNIITSPPKKGSGYSYPNVTLSRFELYASDPYDRAKEVLKREAAIHRSKLRDGPFKLNLHPRDYFQGNPYHSNKPLMPAQKPLPPAQNMSPVPFKPPSPGKRIGGTKAGTFDPYPSHSADPFIIRRSKQTNQEPIFRPAPGPKSTPVKSIITMNVNRTVHSANYTSSFPAVMTL; this is encoded by the exons ATGCCATCAGGTGAGGGAAAGAGTGACATGGAGCGTCTGGGGGTCTTTAAAGAGATGAGCTACATCTCTGTCGGAGACAAATACACGTCACCCACCAACC GTCCATTCAATGAATCAGTCTATCGTAGCCGGCAGATTCAGGCGGGCATCGCTATCCAACACTGTGCTCTGCAAAGTGGTTTTTTCGAAAAGTCCTACAAACGGATTTTTGAACGTGAAGCACTAAGTGACCCGCTGAGACTGGCCCGGCAGAACCGCATCCAGCAGGCCAAGAAGAACCTGGGCAAGGCCTTTGTCCCCTATAATGGTGTCAAGAAgct TTGTGGCTCAGGTAGTTACTATGGGACTTTATCAGGGCCAGTTGAAGCCATGAGTCCTTTTACAGTTGTCCAGAAAGCCAATCTCTCACCTGGACGCAACATCATCACCTCACCTCCCAAGAAAGGCAGTGGTTACAG CTATCCCAACGTAACGCTGTCCAGATTTGAGCTGTATGCCTCAGACCCCTACGACAGAGCCAAAGAAGTACTGAAG agGGAGGCCGCGATCCATCGCTCCAAGTTAAGAGATGGTCCCTTCAAGCTCAACCTTCACCCCAGAGATTATTTCCAAGGGAATCCATACCACAGTAACAAGCCACTGATGCCAGCACAGAAGCCCCTCCCACCTGCACAAAATATGTCTCCTGTCCCCTTCAAGCCCCCGTCCCCTGGCAAACGG ATTGGAGGGACAAAGGCGGGAACGTTTGACCCTTATCCGTCACATTCTGCTGATCCATTCATCATTCGCCGTTCCAAACAGACCAATCAAGAGCCAATCTTTCGCCCAGCTCCTGGTCCTAAGAGCACTCCTGTGAAGAGTATCATCACCATGAATGTTAACAG GACCGTACACTCTGCAAACTACACCTCCAGCTTCCCAGCTGTGATGACACTCTGA